In Subdoligranulum variabile, the genomic stretch CACAAAGAAGAACCGCCGGATGATAAAGATCAGCGCGATGGCTGCCACGCTCACCAGGTTCTGCACCGCGTCCTCATGACCAACGATCATATTGCGGGCAATGGCGTAGAGAAGCACTTCCAGCACGCTGCCGGGGCTGTGCTTGGCCAGCATCTTGATGAACTCGATGCCGATGACAATATCCAGTGCACGGGTCAGGAACTCATACACCTCCACCTCGTTGCCGTCCACAATCAGACCGGGCATCCACTGCACCAACGGCACAATGCTGAACAGCAAGCCCACCAGCACGATGCCGGAAAGCACTACTTCCAGAATGCCGGCCGCTTCCGCAATCTGGTCCCGGAAGATTCGCTTGACGCGCTCCTCCTTGCCGTGCAGGGCGGTATTGCTCAATCGATTTTTCTGCTGTTCCATGGATACTGTTCCTCTCTTTAGGGGATGATTTGTCATATTATACCATATCTGTTCCCGTGATGCCATCCCCTTCTTTTGACCGCTTTGTTCCTCGATTTCATAAAGTCATACCTTTGCCATTTTACCTCCATCAAAAACGACAAAAAGCGCCCGGGGAAAACTCTTTTCCGCCGTTTTTTGGCTGAAAAAGCGGTCGCCATCTTGCTTTTTTACCGTTTACGCCTTACACTGATTTTACAAGGGTACTTTACTTCTTATAAAGGGGGATCTTCCGTGCAAGACTCAATGCTGTGTCTTGGAGTTTTTCACGGGTTCTTTGTACCCCGCATGCCGTATTCGTATATCCAAACAGCGCAGTGTACCGTTTTGCCGGCCACTGCGCTCTTTTCGTCTGGCGTGTAATCAGGAAAGGAACTTACCAATGAAAAAAGTAGCCATCATCATGGGTTCCGACAGCGACTGGTCCGTCGTCAAAGGAGCCTGCACCGTTTTGAAGGATTTCGGCGTCCCGTATGAGGCGCACATCCTCTCAGCCCATCGTACGCCCGAGGCCGCTTCGGCATTTGCCAAGGCTGCCCGTGCCAATGGATACGGTGTCATCCTGTGCGCCGCCGGCATGGCCGCTCATCTGGCCGGCGCTTTCGCCGCCAACACCACCCTGCCGGTGGTGGGCATCCCCATGAAGGGCGGCGCTCTCGACGGCCTGGATGCCCTGCTGGCCACCGTACAGATGCCCAGCGGCTTCCCTGTTGCCACTGTGGCGCTGAACGGTGCCAAGAACGCAGCGTACCTGGCCGTGGCCA encodes the following:
- the purE gene encoding 5-(carboxyamino)imidazole ribonucleotide mutase → MKKVAIIMGSDSDWSVVKGACTVLKDFGVPYEAHILSAHRTPEAASAFAKAARANGYGVILCAAGMAAHLAGAFAANTTLPVVGIPMKGGALDGLDALLATVQMPSGFPVATVALNGAKNAAYLAVAILAVADEDLAAKLDQFRADTAAAIAKKDAAIAAEAAAM